One stretch of Pedobacter riviphilus DNA includes these proteins:
- a CDS encoding SusC/RagA family TonB-linked outer membrane protein, translated as MKINLLKITGLSAAIVLLNSPAFSMNSEWEGTRRFLNANMLSGRVQAQKNVTGTVVDDSGLPVPGASIKNQATGRTTLTDANGKFAIEADAGQVLRFTYIGYETQDITVGQSSVINVKFAVSKNTNLDEVTVVAVGYGTQLQKEVTSAVAHVGAEDFRQSGSRNALDLIQGKVAGLNITRSGSNPNSGVSVQLRGVVTVTGSSSPLFVIDGIPGGNPDLLQQDDIESIDVLKDGSAAAIYGSSANAGVILITTKKGKAGPPQFNYSGYARKEYYNQWLDFLSPADYKAKIASGEIKQQNFGSETDFVDQLINHDNLTQNHNLNFSGGTDKTSYRASINYRDLQGIAKENSREEYTLRFNINQTGLDNRLKIQANLVTNFNKANLLGGGGWESEQTKNPTLSNYNPDGTYRFDLTSTNEFARLAQETSYRKQQTSSADVKADLDIVKGLKGSIFGSVTRDNRYDGQYRLKASENSLENTDFPGGGYAYKGDYLSQAWAVEPTLQYNTTIASKHNLTALLGYSYRYFMEESSSASNRGFINDLFHEDNLGQGAALGVGKASMSSGKNDNTLIAFFGRINYNYDGKYLLTATLRREGSSRFGDNNKWGNFPAVSGAWNITQEDFMKNIRWVNNLKLRVGYGETGNSGFANNASRVTLGGGGRYLYPDGQYLETYGPNRNPNPNLKWETKREANIGLEFSLLKSKLSGSLDLFKRTTKDLLDTYTSPQPPFVQSSIYTNVGTISSKGIELALSYAAFRTKDFSWDIDATASTLKNTLDSYSNDEYKILYKTFGGIGGAGALGDAIVTYEGGALGEFWGKKFAGFTSDGKWLFYNRNGQAVPNAQINNSRDKNVTDLQMIGNAIPKYYASMANNFRYKQFDLRVFLRGKFDYDILNRNALSYANKTWSGNLLTSTFDKYSQINDTYMYSDYYLEKGSYVKLDEVTIGYNFKLKTKLIRNMRIYATGQNLATITGYTGSDPDFIADTGTGPGVDNSGAYPSTRSFLFGLNVGF; from the coding sequence ATGAAAATTAATTTACTTAAAATTACGGGGCTGTCTGCTGCAATTGTGTTGCTAAATAGCCCAGCGTTTTCAATGAATTCGGAGTGGGAAGGCACACGGAGGTTCTTGAATGCGAACATGCTCAGTGGGCGAGTTCAGGCGCAAAAAAATGTTACCGGAACAGTAGTGGATGATAGTGGCCTGCCGGTTCCAGGTGCCAGTATCAAAAATCAAGCTACCGGTAGAACAACCCTTACCGATGCTAATGGAAAATTTGCTATCGAGGCCGATGCCGGGCAGGTGCTCCGTTTTACTTACATTGGTTACGAAACGCAGGATATAACTGTTGGCCAATCGTCAGTTATCAATGTAAAATTTGCGGTATCAAAAAATACAAACCTAGATGAAGTAACCGTTGTTGCTGTTGGGTACGGCACCCAATTGCAAAAGGAGGTAACTTCAGCAGTTGCACACGTTGGTGCTGAAGATTTCAGACAAAGTGGTTCGAGAAATGCATTAGACCTTATTCAGGGCAAGGTAGCAGGTTTGAACATCACGCGTAGTGGTTCAAATCCAAACTCTGGTGTTAGTGTTCAGCTTCGTGGTGTAGTTACAGTAACGGGAAGCTCAAGTCCGTTATTTGTAATCGATGGAATTCCTGGCGGTAATCCAGATTTATTGCAGCAAGATGATATCGAATCAATCGATGTTTTAAAGGATGGTTCTGCAGCTGCAATTTACGGTTCTAGTGCCAATGCAGGGGTAATTTTAATTACCACTAAAAAAGGTAAAGCCGGCCCTCCTCAATTCAACTATTCTGGTTACGCCAGAAAAGAATATTATAATCAATGGTTAGATTTCTTATCGCCGGCAGATTATAAAGCGAAAATTGCCTCAGGCGAGATTAAACAACAAAATTTTGGAAGTGAAACTGATTTTGTTGACCAGTTAATCAATCACGATAACCTGACTCAAAACCATAACTTAAACTTTAGTGGTGGCACAGATAAAACGAGCTATAGAGCGAGTATTAACTATCGCGATTTACAAGGTATTGCAAAAGAAAATAGTCGCGAAGAATACACTTTAAGATTTAACATTAACCAAACTGGTTTAGACAACAGATTAAAGATTCAGGCGAATCTGGTAACTAACTTTAACAAAGCCAATTTATTAGGTGGTGGAGGCTGGGAAAGTGAGCAAACCAAAAACCCTACTTTATCCAACTATAATCCAGATGGAACTTATCGTTTCGATTTAACCAGTACCAATGAATTTGCCCGTTTAGCTCAGGAAACCTCTTACCGTAAACAACAAACCAGCTCTGCCGATGTTAAAGCTGATTTAGATATTGTAAAAGGCTTAAAAGGATCAATTTTTGGCTCAGTAACCCGTGATAACCGTTACGATGGCCAATACCGCCTTAAAGCAAGTGAAAACTCATTAGAAAATACCGATTTTCCAGGTGGTGGTTATGCTTATAAAGGCGATTATTTATCGCAGGCCTGGGCAGTAGAACCAACTTTGCAGTACAACACAACCATTGCATCAAAACACAATTTAACTGCTTTATTGGGTTATAGTTACCGTTATTTCATGGAAGAGAGCTCAAGTGCATCTAACCGCGGGTTTATAAACGATTTATTCCATGAAGATAACTTAGGCCAGGGTGCTGCTTTGGGCGTTGGTAAAGCGTCGATGAGTAGCGGTAAGAATGATAATACTTTAATCGCTTTCTTTGGTAGAATTAACTATAACTATGATGGTAAATATTTGTTAACAGCTACTTTAAGAAGAGAAGGTTCGTCTCGCTTCGGTGATAATAACAAATGGGGTAACTTTCCGGCAGTTTCGGGAGCGTGGAATATTACTCAGGAAGATTTCATGAAGAATATCAGATGGGTTAACAATTTAAAATTAAGAGTTGGTTATGGAGAAACAGGTAACAGTGGTTTTGCAAATAATGCATCAAGGGTAACTCTTGGTGGTGGTGGCCGATATTTATATCCAGATGGTCAATATCTCGAAACTTACGGCCCTAACCGAAACCCAAATCCAAACCTGAAATGGGAAACCAAAAGAGAAGCTAACATCGGTTTAGAATTTAGCTTATTGAAAAGTAAACTATCAGGATCATTAGACCTGTTTAAACGTACGACTAAAGATTTACTTGATACTTATACCTCTCCTCAACCGCCGTTTGTTCAAAGCTCTATTTACACTAACGTAGGTACAATCTCTTCAAAAGGTATTGAGTTGGCATTAAGTTACGCTGCATTTAGGACAAAAGATTTCAGCTGGGATATTGATGCAACAGCGAGTACGCTAAAAAACACTTTGGATTCTTATTCAAACGATGAGTATAAAATCTTATACAAAACATTTGGTGGAATTGGTGGCGCAGGTGCCTTAGGTGATGCGATTGTAACTTACGAAGGTGGTGCTTTAGGCGAATTCTGGGGTAAAAAATTCGCTGGTTTTACTTCTGATGGTAAATGGTTGTTCTATAACAGAAACGGACAGGCAGTGCCAAATGCGCAGATCAATAACTCCAGAGATAAAAACGTAACAGATTTACAAATGATTGGTAATGCGATTCCTAAGTATTATGCATCAATGGCAAACAACTTCAGATACAAACAATTTGATTTACGTGTTTTCTTAAGAGGTAAATTCGATTATGATATCTTAAACAGAAATGCACTTTCTTACGCCAATAAAACATGGTCTGGTAACTTATTAACCAGCACTTTCGATAAATATAGCCAAATCAATGATACCTATATGTACTCTGACTACTATTTGGAAAAAGGCAGTTATGTTAAGTTAGATGAGGTAACCATAGGTTATAACTTCAAATTAAAAACCAAGTTAATTAGAAACATGCGCATTTATGCAACCGGACAAAACCTGGCTACCATTACCGGCTACACAGGCAGCGATCCCGATTTCATTGCCGATACCGGTACCGGACCAGGTGTAGATAACAGTGGTGCTTATCCAAGTACACGCTCTTTCTTGTTTGGATTAAATGTTGGATTTTAA
- a CDS encoding LacI family DNA-binding transcriptional regulator: MKSLSIKDIAVKANVSITTVSFIINGKAKEKSISEAVIEKVKKIIEESGYKPNQIARSLRTGNSNIIGLIIEDISNSFFSRIARLIEDKAYKRGYKIIYSSTENSIDKAKELINMFKSRKVDAYIISPIKGIEEDIQMLLDDGNPVILFDRNLPDINTCYVGADHFNASYQSIQSFIDQGKKNIALVTTDINVEQIIERYDGYKKALEDNGIKYDDNLVLKIHFNQEEDETIAQIQELFENKKIDAVLFATNYLAISGLKALKQINKKVGDDLGVIAYDDHEAFELHTPRISAVQQPLEEIAETIIKLILNQLSSKGKSPAEEVIIPARLVIRD, encoded by the coding sequence ATGAAATCGCTTTCTATCAAAGATATAGCCGTAAAAGCAAATGTATCCATTACCACAGTTTCATTCATTATTAACGGTAAAGCAAAAGAGAAATCGATAAGCGAAGCAGTAATAGAGAAAGTAAAAAAAATTATAGAGGAAAGTGGTTATAAGCCTAATCAGATTGCAAGAAGTTTAAGAACTGGTAATTCCAATATCATCGGCTTGATTATCGAGGATATTTCCAATTCATTCTTCTCGAGGATTGCAAGGTTAATCGAAGATAAAGCCTATAAAAGAGGATATAAAATTATTTATTCCAGCACAGAAAATAGCATCGATAAAGCGAAGGAGCTGATCAATATGTTCAAATCGCGAAAAGTTGATGCCTATATCATCTCTCCGATAAAAGGAATAGAAGAAGATATTCAGATGCTCCTTGATGATGGAAATCCGGTAATTCTTTTCGATAGAAATTTGCCAGACATTAATACCTGCTATGTTGGTGCTGATCATTTTAATGCTTCATACCAATCCATACAGAGTTTTATCGATCAGGGCAAAAAAAACATCGCTTTGGTTACCACTGATATAAATGTGGAACAAATTATTGAGCGATACGATGGTTATAAAAAAGCATTGGAAGATAACGGAATCAAATATGATGACAACCTGGTTTTAAAGATCCACTTTAACCAGGAAGAAGACGAAACGATTGCTCAGATTCAAGAACTCTTCGAAAATAAAAAAATCGATGCAGTGTTATTTGCAACCAATTATTTAGCGATTAGTGGTTTAAAAGCGCTAAAACAAATCAATAAAAAAGTAGGAGATGATTTAGGAGTTATCGCATATGATGACCATGAAGCATTCGAACTGCATACCCCCCGTATTTCTGCTGTCCAACAACCCCTGGAAGAAATAGCTGAAACCATTATTAAACTCATTTTAAACCAGCTTTCCTCAAAAGGTAAATCACCTGCTGAAGAGGTAATTATCCCTGCCCGTTTAGTCATTAGAGACTAG
- the lpxB gene encoding lipid-A-disaccharide synthase gives MKYYLVAGEASGDLHGANLMKALKTEDGEAVFRYFGGDKMKTEGGELVKHYADMAFMGFTEVILNLRTIFRNLKACKDDILNWKPDVLILIDFPGFNLKIAEFAKTNGIKVCYYISPKVWAWNQKRVLKIKKVVDHMFCILPFEVDFYKEWGMKADYVGNPLLDEIAQFSPDVNFRENNQLGGEKIIALLPGSRKQEIERLLPVMLSITESYPHYIFAIAAAPTFTEAYYHQFMGGKKVKLLFNNTYNLLHYAHAAIVASGTATLETALFKVPQVVVYKGGTISIAIARMLVKIKFISLVNLIVNKKIVTELIQEDCNTQKVNEALKIIMEGASRNQMLKDYDELLLLMGKPGASAKTAKLIVEKLKS, from the coding sequence ATGAAGTACTACCTCGTAGCCGGAGAAGCCTCAGGCGATTTACATGGTGCCAACTTAATGAAAGCCTTAAAAACTGAGGACGGCGAAGCTGTATTCAGGTATTTCGGGGGCGATAAAATGAAAACTGAAGGAGGAGAGCTGGTTAAACACTATGCCGATATGGCTTTTATGGGCTTTACCGAGGTGATTTTAAATTTAAGAACCATTTTCAGAAACCTCAAAGCTTGTAAGGACGATATTTTAAATTGGAAGCCTGATGTATTAATTCTGATCGATTTTCCGGGCTTTAATTTAAAAATTGCAGAATTTGCAAAGACCAATGGCATTAAAGTATGTTATTACATTTCACCTAAGGTTTGGGCCTGGAATCAGAAGCGGGTGCTGAAAATCAAAAAGGTTGTCGATCATATGTTCTGTATTCTACCTTTCGAGGTCGATTTTTACAAAGAATGGGGCATGAAGGCAGATTATGTAGGCAATCCACTATTGGACGAAATTGCACAGTTTAGCCCAGATGTAAACTTCCGCGAAAACAATCAACTGGGAGGTGAAAAAATTATTGCCCTATTGCCCGGTAGCCGCAAGCAAGAAATAGAGCGTTTATTGCCTGTGATGTTAAGCATTACCGAAAGTTATCCCCACTACATATTCGCCATTGCTGCCGCACCAACCTTTACCGAAGCTTATTACCACCAGTTTATGGGAGGTAAAAAAGTTAAACTTCTTTTTAATAATACCTATAATTTATTGCACTACGCCCATGCAGCAATTGTAGCTTCTGGAACAGCTACGCTAGAAACTGCTTTATTTAAAGTTCCGCAAGTGGTGGTTTACAAGGGAGGGACCATTTCAATTGCCATTGCCAGGATGTTGGTGAAAATAAAGTTCATCTCATTGGTTAACCTTATCGTAAACAAAAAGATTGTAACCGAACTGATCCAGGAAGATTGCAATACCCAAAAAGTGAATGAAGCGCTTAAAATCATCATGGAAGGAGCCAGCAGGAACCAGATGTTAAAGGATTATGATGAGCTGCTTTTGCTTATGGGAAAACCTGGTGCTTCGGCAAAAACGGCGAAGCTAATTGTCGAAAAATTAAAAAGTTAA
- a CDS encoding stationary phase survival protein SurE: MIDRLKRLNNSVWIGLGIGLLVPAIFCSIAWYIIHHVASLAKADLLYIGGIAINAYTMQYFFKYNKENIGRGILAATFLCAFVFFAYKVF; the protein is encoded by the coding sequence ATGATTGATCGATTGAAAAGATTAAATAATTCTGTATGGATCGGCTTGGGAATTGGTTTGCTTGTACCAGCAATATTTTGTTCCATTGCCTGGTATATTATTCATCACGTGGCTTCTCTTGCCAAGGCAGATTTATTATACATTGGAGGTATTGCCATAAATGCTTATACCATGCAGTACTTTTTTAAATACAATAAAGAAAATATTGGCAGAGGCATATTGGCCGCAACGTTTTTGTGCGCTTTTGTGTTTTTTGCTTATAAAGTGTTTTAA
- a CDS encoding M16 family metallopeptidase, with the protein MKFKLFTLACFLITGSFAKAQTTYQWKTGTSGGFTYKYVTNDPTKTRFYTLKNGLTVILSQNNKEPNITYKMAVRAGSNTDPRTNTGLAHYLEHLLFKGTDKFGTLNYAKEKPLLNKIEALYETYNKTTDPAKRKEIYKEIDKTSGEASNYSIANEYDKMMKSIGSNSTNAHTSVEETVYEEDLPSNAIDKFLAVQAERFRAPVFRIFHTELEAVYEEKNIGMDNDGRKMYEKMLYALFPTHNYGQQTTIGTIEHLKNPSLVEIRKYYDKYYVPNNMALIMSGDINYDDLIKKIDKDFAYMVPKPLSLYNPAPEKPLTQVQTVDIYGPSAENLYVAYRGFAQNTHQSLLLDLIGSILSNGKAGLMDININKQQKMLRAGAGYNSMKDYGIFILSGSPKAGQSLEEAQKLLLEQVELLKKGEFDESLIKATVANIKLAELQSFDNNDVRADFAMNAFIQNRGTEWDKTLASTDAMAKVTKKEIVDFANKFFINNYVSILKHKGEDKSIVKVEKPAITAVKTNANEVSPFTKDIIAAPVKPIAPKFLDYTKDLNFGKAGIADVIAVQNTENGIFRLGYRFDMGSYNYKLLPYAAQYLAFLSTDKYSAEDISKAFYNIACTYSINVGTDVTTVSISGLQENFDKAVALVEDVLAHCKPNEKALEDLKGRLLKSRDNAKLNKSSILSGLMSYAQYGSDNPFNYGLSNDEIKNMKSADLIYILHNLTNYKHTITYYGPKTLAAFSADIVKAHPLAKEFTDAAPIKKFVYTKTDSNKVYFADYDMVQAEIRWVRNSGLYDPANAAKIALFNNYFGGGMGSVVFQTIRESKALAYSTFAVYSSPNTKEKENTVIAYVGTQADKMNEAVAGMNELLTTLPESDKSFALSKTNSLNGLETSRITKDGIIYTYLADKKLGFDHDSRIDEYANLKPLTFNDVKSFHQANLSGKPYNYCIVASEKKINMADLAKFGPVTKLNLEQIFGY; encoded by the coding sequence ATGAAATTCAAACTATTTACTTTGGCTTGTTTTCTAATTACGGGTTCTTTCGCGAAGGCACAAACAACCTACCAATGGAAAACAGGAACTTCTGGTGGCTTTACCTACAAATATGTAACTAACGATCCGACCAAAACACGTTTTTATACTTTAAAAAACGGTTTGACAGTAATTTTATCACAGAACAACAAAGAGCCGAACATTACCTATAAAATGGCGGTAAGAGCGGGCAGTAATACCGATCCTCGTACCAATACCGGTTTGGCGCATTACTTAGAACACCTTTTATTTAAAGGAACGGATAAATTCGGAACGCTAAATTATGCCAAAGAAAAACCACTTTTAAATAAAATCGAAGCACTTTACGAAACTTACAACAAAACTACCGATCCGGCTAAACGTAAAGAGATTTATAAGGAAATTGACAAAACTTCGGGCGAAGCTTCAAATTATTCTATCGCAAATGAATATGATAAAATGATGAAATCGATCGGAAGTAATTCTACCAATGCACACACGTCGGTAGAAGAAACCGTTTATGAAGAGGATCTTCCGTCAAATGCCATTGATAAATTTTTGGCTGTGCAGGCAGAACGTTTCCGTGCCCCTGTTTTCCGCATCTTCCATACGGAGTTAGAAGCTGTGTACGAAGAGAAAAACATCGGTATGGATAACGATGGCCGTAAAATGTATGAGAAAATGCTGTATGCTTTATTCCCAACACATAACTACGGACAACAAACCACCATAGGTACTATTGAGCATTTAAAAAACCCATCTTTAGTCGAAATCAGAAAATATTACGATAAATATTATGTGCCTAATAATATGGCCCTAATTATGAGCGGTGATATTAATTATGATGATTTAATCAAAAAAATCGACAAAGATTTTGCCTACATGGTCCCAAAACCTTTGTCGCTTTATAATCCTGCACCAGAAAAACCATTAACGCAGGTTCAAACGGTTGATATTTACGGTCCAAGTGCAGAAAACTTATATGTTGCTTACAGGGGTTTTGCCCAAAATACGCACCAAAGTTTATTGTTAGATTTAATCGGCAGCATTTTATCCAACGGTAAAGCGGGTTTAATGGATATCAACATCAATAAACAGCAAAAAATGTTGAGGGCAGGTGCCGGTTATAACTCGATGAAAGATTATGGAATCTTCATTTTATCTGGCTCACCTAAAGCCGGACAAAGTTTAGAAGAAGCGCAAAAATTATTGTTAGAGCAGGTAGAATTGCTTAAAAAAGGCGAATTCGATGAAAGTTTGATTAAAGCAACTGTTGCGAACATCAAATTAGCTGAATTACAAAGCTTCGATAATAACGATGTGCGAGCAGATTTCGCGATGAATGCTTTTATCCAAAACCGCGGTACAGAATGGGATAAAACCCTGGCATCAACTGACGCAATGGCTAAAGTAACCAAAAAAGAAATTGTAGATTTTGCCAATAAATTTTTCATCAACAACTATGTTTCCATCTTAAAACATAAAGGCGAAGATAAGAGCATTGTTAAAGTAGAAAAACCAGCCATTACGGCGGTAAAAACAAATGCTAATGAGGTTTCTCCATTTACAAAAGATATTATTGCTGCTCCGGTAAAACCGATTGCGCCTAAGTTTTTAGATTATACCAAAGATCTTAATTTCGGTAAAGCAGGCATTGCTGATGTAATTGCAGTTCAAAACACCGAAAACGGAATTTTCCGTTTAGGCTACCGTTTTGATATGGGCTCTTACAATTATAAATTATTGCCTTATGCTGCCCAATATTTAGCATTCTTAAGTACTGATAAATATTCGGCAGAAGATATCAGCAAGGCTTTTTACAACATCGCCTGTACCTATAGCATCAATGTAGGTACCGATGTAACTACAGTTTCGATCAGCGGTTTACAAGAAAACTTTGATAAAGCTGTTGCCTTGGTAGAAGATGTACTGGCACATTGCAAACCAAACGAAAAAGCCTTAGAAGATTTAAAAGGACGTTTGTTAAAATCAAGAGATAACGCAAAATTGAACAAAAGTTCGATATTGAGTGGTTTAATGAGTTATGCACAATATGGTTCTGATAACCCTTTTAATTATGGATTAAGCAATGATGAGATCAAAAATATGAAATCGGCAGATTTGATCTACATCTTACATAACCTTACCAATTACAAACACACCATTACTTATTACGGTCCTAAAACTTTGGCAGCATTTTCTGCTGATATTGTAAAAGCACATCCGTTGGCTAAAGAATTTACTGATGCTGCACCGATTAAGAAATTTGTGTACACTAAAACCGATTCGAACAAAGTTTACTTTGCTGATTATGATATGGTTCAGGCAGAAATCCGTTGGGTACGCAACAGCGGTTTGTACGATCCGGCCAATGCAGCCAAGATTGCCTTATTCAACAATTATTTTGGGGGCGGTATGGGTTCAGTAGTATTCCAAACCATCCGCGAATCTAAAGCTTTGGCTTATTCTACCTTTGCAGTGTATTCTTCTCCAAACACTAAAGAGAAAGAGAATACCGTTATCGCTTATGTAGGTACACAGGCAGATAAAATGAATGAAGCAGTTGCTGGTATGAACGAGTTATTAACCACTTTACCTGAGTCGGATAAGTCATTTGCATTATCAAAAACCAATTCGTTAAATGGCTTAGAAACCAGCCGTATTACCAAAGACGGGATTATTTATACCTATTTGGCAGATAAAAAATTAGGTTTCGATCATGACTCTAGAATTGATGAATATGCAAACTTAAAACCATTAACTTTTAATGATGTAAAATCATTCCATCAAGCTAATCTTTCTGGTAAACCTTACAACTATTGTATCGTGGCTTCAGAAAAGAAAATCAACATGGCCGATTTAGCAAAATTTGGTCCGGTAACTAAATTAAACCTGGAGCAGATTTTTGGATACTAA
- a CDS encoding EcoRII N-terminal effector-binding domain-containing protein — translation MESNQDMTDELSSAIAAVKAHQYSFCKFVSPNDAGATGAHQAGLYIPKNSIKLMFDEPGKKGENKEKFASIQWYDGATSECRFIYYGQGTRNEYRITRMGRSFKEGQLIILTKISEDSYLGFLLSDESEKNRFLAELELSEEDTNSLIMNNIISTGDYSFRPRARIIKVIGQELISNDVIALVELIKNSYDADARNIDIELNDIFSESGEIIVRDDGLGMTHEKIVDVWLEPATPDKKDSINKKFSICSKRRLLGEKGIGRFAAHRLGNNIELSSRAKLDCDLQPLDYETKVKIDWNVFTEDKYLEEIPITVSKVAPKEFLRSSGTIIKISNIHPWKNSKAVMDAVLKIKGLESPVAAKNTSHHEAGNYNDPGISINITSNDIKLNNEISDLKSFNELLETAFYKFKGIIDTNGNITYDYDFRRAGYKDIQRTVTAKEENLNEYDLEWSEEHPLNDRNTPGNFEVSFYAWDLDSASLKVAGLADYYKNIIKPNTGVRIYRDNFRVWPYGEPDNDWLELDLTRLNAPKQRTVSRNQIFGIVHISSIWNEMLADQSNREGLIRNENYEQFYHLVSSSLAIFAKERKTDKIKIDSVSTNNNSMDVVTQNIDKLRSEIEHNNHNGLYKQTVDVIEKKYHEKINDVLERYMMAAAIGISYSLPIHEMKIRLSSIKHVIEDIERNAVIEDKYLRELARQLRDTEDIVKAVSSIMSRQKRQKVNLTTVVSNVKILKEGDLEKYNINLIYHGEKEINVEALPGLLNTAVLNIVDNAVYWLRAKKIAMRNNNVDFQPQIIITSGINNENRPFLIIKDNGDGFKDPFELLTEPYYSRKTDGLGLGLYLVKEILTRIDASLHGYNDSGAVLEIIF, via the coding sequence CAATATAGTTTTTGCAAATTTGTAAGTCCTAATGATGCCGGTGCTACCGGTGCCCATCAGGCAGGGTTATATATTCCAAAAAATTCTATCAAATTAATGTTTGATGAGCCCGGCAAAAAAGGCGAAAATAAAGAAAAGTTTGCTTCTATTCAATGGTATGACGGTGCAACTTCCGAATGCCGCTTCATCTATTATGGTCAAGGTACAAGAAACGAATATAGGATTACAAGGATGGGCAGGTCTTTTAAAGAGGGACAGCTCATAATATTAACCAAGATTTCTGAAGACTCCTACCTTGGATTTTTGTTGTCTGACGAATCCGAAAAAAATCGATTTTTAGCAGAGTTAGAACTTTCTGAAGAAGATACAAATAGCCTGATAATGAATAATATAATCTCTACAGGCGATTACAGTTTCAGACCCCGTGCAAGGATTATAAAGGTAATTGGTCAGGAGCTGATTTCGAATGACGTTATTGCGCTTGTAGAGCTCATAAAAAATTCTTACGATGCCGATGCCCGAAATATTGATATTGAACTAAATGACATTTTTTCTGAATCAGGAGAGATAATTGTAAGGGATGATGGATTGGGAATGACCCATGAAAAAATTGTGGATGTATGGCTCGAACCGGCAACCCCCGATAAAAAAGATTCCATCAACAAAAAATTCAGCATCTGTTCCAAAAGGAGGCTTTTGGGTGAAAAAGGCATCGGCCGTTTTGCTGCACACCGCCTTGGCAATAATATTGAGCTTTCCAGTAGAGCAAAGCTTGACTGCGATCTGCAGCCTCTGGATTATGAAACTAAAGTAAAAATAGACTGGAACGTATTCACGGAAGATAAATATTTGGAGGAAATTCCTATTACAGTATCAAAAGTAGCTCCAAAAGAGTTCCTTAGATCCTCAGGGACAATAATTAAGATCTCGAACATTCATCCTTGGAAAAACTCTAAGGCGGTCATGGATGCTGTACTTAAGATCAAAGGGTTAGAAAGCCCTGTGGCCGCAAAAAATACTTCCCATCATGAGGCCGGAAATTACAATGACCCAGGTATTTCTATAAATATTACTTCGAATGATATAAAATTAAACAACGAAATTTCCGACCTTAAATCTTTTAATGAACTACTGGAAACAGCATTTTATAAGTTCAAAGGCATCATAGACACCAACGGAAATATTACATACGACTATGATTTCAGGCGGGCGGGCTATAAGGACATTCAAAGAACCGTAACAGCTAAGGAAGAAAACCTTAATGAATATGATCTTGAATGGTCTGAAGAACACCCTTTGAATGACAGAAACACTCCGGGAAACTTTGAGGTAAGTTTTTATGCTTGGGATCTTGATTCTGCCTCTTTAAAAGTTGCCGGACTAGCAGACTATTACAAAAATATAATTAAGCCGAATACCGGTGTCCGGATCTATCGAGACAATTTCCGGGTATGGCCATACGGCGAACCGGATAACGACTGGCTTGAACTGGATCTGACTAGGCTAAACGCTCCCAAACAGAGAACAGTATCTAGAAATCAGATTTTCGGGATTGTGCATATCTCTTCAATATGGAATGAGATGCTTGCTGATCAGTCTAACAGGGAAGGCTTGATAAGAAATGAAAACTATGAGCAGTTTTATCATCTTGTAAGTTCATCATTGGCCATATTTGCCAAGGAAAGAAAAACGGATAAAATAAAAATTGACAGCGTTTCCACAAATAACAATTCAATGGACGTTGTTACACAGAACATCGATAAGTTAAGATCCGAAATAGAACACAACAATCACAACGGGTTATATAAACAGACCGTCGATGTCATTGAGAAGAAATATCATGAAAAAATCAATGATGTTCTTGAAAGATACATGATGGCTGCAGCAATAGGAATTTCTTATAGCCTTCCGATTCATGAAATGAAAATCAGACTTTCGTCAATAAAACACGTTATAGAGGACATTGAACGTAATGCTGTAATCGAAGATAAATACCTGAGAGAGCTCGCAAGGCAGCTCCGCGATACTGAAGATATTGTGAAAGCTGTATCCTCAATTATGTCACGTCAAAAAAGGCAAAAGGTAAACCTCACTACCGTTGTAAGCAACGTAAAAATCTTAAAAGAAGGTGATCTGGAAAAATATAATATCAACCTGATTTACCACGGGGAAAAAGAAATAAATGTTGAAGCACTCCCTGGGCTTCTTAATACTGCAGTGCTGAATATCGTGGATAATGCCGTGTATTGGCTGAGAGCCAAAAAAATTGCAATGCGCAACAACAATGTAGATTTTCAGCCTCAAATAATAATTACATCAGGAATCAACAATGAAAACCGGCCTTTTTTGATTATCAAAGATAATGGTGATGGATTTAAAGACCCTTTTGAACTGCTTACTGAGCCATATTATAGCAGAAAAACAGATGGCCTCGGCCTTGGGTTATATCTTGTCAAGGAAATTCTAACAAGAATCGATGCAAGCCTACACGGTTATAACGATAGTGGTGCTGTATTAGAAATCATATTTTAA